One window of Catonella massiliensis genomic DNA carries:
- the sufC gene encoding Fe-S cluster assembly ATPase SufC, with protein MSELLKVNNLSVAIDDTEILKNIDFTIGKGETHVLMGPNGAGKSTLGFTLMGNPAYEIKSGDIELEGESIIEDGTDVRAKKGLFLSFQSPYEVAGISLESFLRNAIRQITGKPLKIMQFKKDLKEAMEILQMDESYLTRDLNVGFSGGEKKKSEILQMLMLRPKLAILDETDSGLDVDAVRTVSRGIEAYQKNRDGALLIITHSTRILEALKVDYTHILVKGKLVETGDAALVEEINNNGFARFEKLGE; from the coding sequence ATGTCAGAATTATTAAAAGTTAACAATTTATCTGTAGCTATAGATGATACGGAAATCCTTAAGAATATCGACTTTACTATAGGAAAAGGTGAAACCCATGTACTTATGGGACCTAACGGAGCAGGAAAGTCAACCCTTGGTTTCACCCTTATGGGCAACCCTGCATACGAGATAAAGAGCGGAGATATAGAGCTTGAAGGAGAGAGCATCATAGAAGATGGAACCGACGTTAGGGCAAAGAAGGGACTCTTCCTTTCATTTCAGAGCCCTTATGAGGTAGCAGGCATCTCTCTTGAGAGCTTTCTTAGAAATGCAATCAGACAGATTACAGGCAAACCGCTCAAGATTATGCAGTTTAAGAAGGACTTAAAAGAAGCTATGGAAATCTTACAGATGGATGAGTCCTACCTTACAAGGGATCTTAATGTAGGTTTCTCAGGTGGTGAGAAGAAAAAATCTGAGATTTTGCAGATGCTTATGCTTCGTCCTAAGCTTGCCATCCTTGATGAGACAGACTCAGGACTTGATGTGGATGCGGTTAGGACAGTTAGCCGTGGTATTGAGGCTTATCAGAAGAACAGAGACGGTGCTCTTTTAATCATTACTCACAGCACCAGAATCTTAGAAGCCTTAAAGGTAGATTATACACATATACTTGTAAAGGGCAAGCTTGTGGAAACAGGCGATGCTGCCCTTGTAGAAGAGATAAACAATAACGGCTTTGCCCGCTTTGAGAAATTAGGGGAGTAA
- a CDS encoding type II secretion system F family protein produces the protein MSIYKSFDKKQRLIIIIVAVISLLGIIAGIVYDSGLTRVELTTITRPKPYEEAENISFGVEVDGIKPDKELTYEGQIGVKKLEEVKIDEYLHNTLDTLEANMYREGEGKERVLTGLNIPVRLANNPVDISFSTDEGGILLDNGDLNFDLIKEKQSVTLKLTAAYGEREISRSLVITVYPRTLTEEEKVKLAVKEKLDSAFADGENETITLPAEVEGKRVRAYFPKEEITGNLVGFALATIICLFVVFNENNKRKIKDREEELKNGYTEFVGRFVILLGAGLNIPAIWRKLETGFASNKSLTEEIRLTLWEVGNGKTEREAYENFGKRIGGTQFSKFVSVINQSLKLGQGQLLSRLEAESEAAMFERRNKAKVMGEVADTKLLMPMMLQLVLIMLIIMVPALLAV, from the coding sequence ATGAGTATATACAAATCATTTGATAAAAAACAAAGACTAATCATTATAATAGTGGCGGTAATATCCCTTCTTGGCATTATAGCAGGGATTGTCTATGACAGCGGGCTGACAAGAGTAGAACTCACCACTATCACCAGGCCAAAGCCGTATGAAGAAGCAGAAAACATAAGCTTTGGTGTTGAAGTAGATGGAATTAAACCTGATAAAGAGCTTACCTACGAGGGGCAGATAGGCGTTAAAAAGCTTGAAGAAGTAAAAATAGATGAATATCTACATAATACTTTGGACACTCTTGAAGCCAATATGTACAGAGAGGGAGAAGGAAAAGAGAGGGTGCTTACAGGATTAAACATCCCGGTGAGGCTTGCGAATAACCCTGTGGACATTAGTTTTAGTACGGACGAGGGAGGTATATTGCTTGATAACGGCGACCTAAACTTTGACCTGATTAAAGAAAAGCAGTCGGTAACTCTTAAGCTAACAGCAGCTTATGGGGAAAGGGAGATAAGCAGAAGCCTTGTAATAACCGTATATCCAAGGACGCTTACAGAGGAGGAGAAGGTCAAGCTTGCAGTCAAAGAAAAGCTAGACTCTGCCTTTGCTGACGGAGAAAATGAGACCATTACCCTGCCGGCAGAAGTGGAGGGAAAAAGAGTGAGGGCATATTTCCCTAAGGAAGAAATAACGGGAAATCTCGTAGGCTTTGCACTTGCAACTATCATTTGTCTTTTTGTAGTTTTTAACGAAAACAATAAAAGAAAGATTAAAGACAGAGAGGAGGAACTAAAAAATGGCTATACAGAGTTTGTGGGACGGTTTGTGATACTGCTTGGAGCAGGACTTAATATACCTGCTATATGGAGAAAGCTTGAAACAGGCTTTGCATCCAATAAAAGCCTGACAGAGGAGATAAGGCTTACACTTTGGGAAGTTGGAAACGGCAAGACTGAAAGAGAAGCCTATGAAAACTTTGGAAAAAGGATAGGCGGTACACAGTTCTCTAAGTTTGTATCTGTGATTAACCAAAGCCTAAAGCTAGGTCAAGGACAGCTTTTATCAAGACTTGAAGCAGAGTCCGAAGCAGCTATGTTTGAAAGAAGAAATAAAGCTAAGGTCATGGGAGAGGTGGCTGACACCAAGCTGCTTATGCCTATGATGCTTCAGCTTGTACTGATTATGTTGATTATTATGGTACCTGCCTTACTGGCAGTGTGA
- the sufU gene encoding Fe-S cluster assembly sulfur transfer protein SufU, producing MELRSIYNEILTEHNMHPNNKHEIEHPTIELRGVNPSCGDDITLKLQLDGDVVVDGGYTGTGCAISQASADMMLDLIIGKDKEEALRLGELFMGMIKGEVKEDEVLEELDEAIALRDISHMPARVKCAVLGWRTLSQMLDKEEE from the coding sequence ATGGAGCTTAGAAGCATATATAACGAAATACTTACGGAGCATAATATGCATCCAAACAATAAGCACGAGATAGAGCATCCAACCATTGAGCTTAGAGGCGTGAACCCTAGCTGTGGTGATGATATTACACTTAAGCTTCAGCTTGATGGAGATGTAGTAGTTGACGGAGGCTACACAGGTACAGGCTGTGCCATATCACAGGCATCAGCGGACATGATGCTTGATCTTATCATAGGTAAGGATAAGGAAGAGGCACTAAGACTTGGTGAGCTTTTTATGGGCATGATAAAGGGCGAAGTTAAAGAGGATGAAGTCCTTGAAGAGCTTGATGAAGCCATAGCACTTAGGGATATATCCCACATGCCTGCAAGAGTTAAGTGTGCAGTGCTGGGTTGGAGAACACTTTCTCAGATGCTTGATAAGGAAGAAGAGTAG
- a CDS encoding SufB/SufD family protein yields the protein MKFELKGAVNYLPAITYGKMKNSYADIDFNYEINKNNDIDLRLQDGVDILESGALFEEIVAKADFVKTGMEALNLDSKAGGDSLEDENRRDREVKDAPSTDIVRNAIKAAGIPLKVITTKKGVKVDKPVKITYRAGEENSLNSHIIYVSEGSELTLIEVFESENKENLLGLQTRVYVCENASIKLVRVNLLSESTDHFDDLGFHLENDAKAELVQLELGGKRSYVGVRTELVGRKSEYRSATGYLCKGDSLLDMNFVTNEWGKKVSSNMDASGVLLDNSTKVYRGTIDFKEGAKGASGFEKEDTLLFSPSIINKSVPLILCHEEDVEGDHGATIGRIDEKLLFYIKSRGIDEKAAKQLMTEAYINAVTEQIGDDETEGKVIKYVSEVFNDEQ from the coding sequence ATGAAGTTTGAATTAAAGGGAGCTGTAAACTATCTTCCTGCCATAACCTATGGCAAGATGAAGAACAGCTATGCGGATATAGATTTTAACTATGAGATAAATAAGAACAATGATATAGACCTTAGACTTCAGGATGGAGTAGACATACTTGAAAGCGGTGCTCTTTTTGAAGAGATAGTAGCTAAGGCAGACTTTGTAAAGACGGGTATGGAGGCTCTTAACCTTGATTCAAAGGCAGGAGGAGACAGCCTTGAAGATGAGAATAGAAGAGACAGGGAAGTAAAGGATGCGCCATCTACAGATATAGTAAGAAATGCTATCAAAGCGGCGGGCATCCCTCTTAAAGTGATTACCACCAAAAAGGGAGTAAAGGTAGATAAACCTGTTAAGATAACCTACAGGGCAGGAGAGGAGAACTCCTTAAACAGCCATATTATCTATGTTAGTGAAGGCTCAGAGCTTACACTTATTGAAGTATTTGAATCTGAAAATAAAGAGAATCTTCTTGGACTTCAGACCAGAGTTTATGTCTGCGAAAATGCAAGTATTAAGCTTGTAAGGGTGAACCTCCTCTCAGAGAGTACGGACCATTTTGATGATTTGGGCTTTCACCTTGAAAATGATGCAAAGGCTGAACTCGTACAGCTTGAGCTTGGAGGAAAGCGCTCATACGTGGGAGTTAGAACGGAGCTTGTGGGAAGAAAGAGTGAGTATAGGAGTGCAACTGGCTATCTTTGTAAAGGAGACAGCCTCCTTGACATGAACTTTGTCACCAACGAATGGGGAAAAAAGGTCTCCTCAAACATGGATGCAAGCGGTGTGCTTCTTGACAATTCCACCAAGGTGTATCGTGGAACCATTGATTTTAAGGAAGGAGCAAAGGGTGCAAGTGGCTTTGAAAAAGAAGATACCCTCCTCTTTAGCCCAAGTATTATCAATAAGTCAGTTCCTCTTATCCTCTGTCACGAGGAAGATGTAGAAGGTGACCATGGTGCTACCATAGGCAGAATAGATGAGAAGCTATTATTTTACATAAAGAGCAGAGGCATAGACGAAAAGGCTGCAAAACAGCTTATGACTGAGGCTTATATTAATGCAGTTACCGAGCAAATCGGTGATGACGAAACTGAGGGCAAAGTTATAAAGTATGTAAGTGAGGTTTTTAACGATGAGCAGTGA
- the sufB gene encoding Fe-S cluster assembly protein SufB: MAELDKNEKTVIDDIDSSFYDFRYDENEEDFLKLDKGLTKDIVLQISKEKNDPEWMRDFRLKSLDIYNTLTTPAWGPSIEGLDMDTIMTYVRHKGDMKGKWEEVPEDIKDTFEKLGIPEAERLSLAGVGAQYDSELVYHNVREEVAALGVIYTDLESAMHGEYGDMIHEYFMKLVPPSDHKFAALHGAVWSGGSFVYVPKGVKVDIPLQSYFRLNAAGAGQFEHTLIIVDEGADLHFIEGCSAPKYNVANLHAGCVELFVKKNARLRYSTIENWSKNMYNLNTKRAIVEENGVIEWVSGSFGSHVSYLYPMSILKGNGSRSEFTGITFSGKGQNLDTGAKMVHIGEDTSSIINTKSVSKGGGTNTYRSMVTVRESAKRSKAFVSCQSLMLDSDSRSDTIPAMDIRTDDADIGHEAKIGRISDDAVFYLMSRGISEEEARAMIVSGFANPVSKELPLEYAVEMNNLIQLEMKGGM, encoded by the coding sequence ATGGCTGAATTAGATAAGAATGAAAAAACTGTAATAGATGATATAGATAGTTCGTTTTACGACTTTAGATATGACGAAAATGAAGAGGACTTCTTAAAACTTGACAAGGGTTTAACAAAGGACATCGTACTTCAGATATCAAAAGAAAAGAATGATCCTGAGTGGATGCGTGATTTCAGGCTCAAGTCCTTAGACATATACAATACCCTCACGACTCCTGCTTGGGGGCCTTCAATTGAGGGACTTGATATGGATACAATTATGACCTATGTACGCCATAAGGGAGATATGAAGGGAAAATGGGAAGAAGTACCTGAGGATATCAAGGATACCTTTGAAAAGCTCGGCATACCTGAGGCAGAGAGGCTTTCACTTGCAGGAGTAGGTGCTCAGTATGACTCTGAGCTTGTATACCACAATGTTCGTGAAGAAGTGGCAGCCCTCGGTGTTATATACACGGACCTTGAATCAGCCATGCATGGCGAATACGGCGACATGATACACGAGTATTTTATGAAGCTTGTACCACCTTCAGACCACAAGTTTGCGGCCCTTCACGGTGCAGTTTGGTCAGGAGGCTCCTTTGTATATGTACCAAAGGGAGTTAAGGTGGACATACCTTTACAGTCTTACTTCAGGCTTAATGCCGCAGGAGCAGGACAGTTTGAGCATACTTTAATCATAGTTGATGAGGGAGCAGACCTTCATTTCATAGAGGGATGTTCTGCCCCTAAGTACAATGTAGCGAACCTCCACGCAGGCTGTGTAGAGCTCTTTGTCAAGAAAAATGCAAGACTTAGATATTCTACCATAGAGAACTGGTCAAAGAACATGTACAACCTCAATACAAAACGTGCCATAGTTGAAGAAAACGGCGTGATTGAGTGGGTTTCAGGTTCATTTGGCTCACACGTGTCCTACCTCTATCCTATGAGCATCTTAAAGGGAAATGGCTCAAGAAGTGAGTTTACAGGAATAACCTTCTCAGGCAAGGGACAGAACCTTGATACAGGCGCGAAGATGGTACACATAGGAGAGGATACCTCTTCCATTATCAATACAAAGTCAGTATCTAAGGGAGGCGGAACCAACACCTACAGAAGTATGGTTACAGTTCGTGAAAGTGCAAAGCGCAGCAAGGCTTTTGTATCCTGTCAGTCGCTTATGCTTGACAGTGACAGCCGTTCCGATACTATACCAGCTATGGATATAAGAACCGACGATGCAGACATCGGACACGAGGCTAAGATAGGAAGAATCAGTGATGATGCAGTATTTTACCTTATGTCAAGGGGAATAAGCGAGGAAGAGGCAAGAGCTATGATAGTTAGTGGCTTTGCCAATCCTGTATCCAAGGAGCTTCCGCTTGAATATGCAGTTGAAATGAATAACCTCATTCAGCTTGAAATGAAGGGAGGTATGTAA
- a CDS encoding CpaF family protein, which translates to MEQTLGYRIKEELLERLDFSRELTDEEVLNEIEERVLNLSTEEYLSITEKKNLCIEIFNSVRRLGVLQQLIDDESISEIMVNGPDNIFIERDGHIQKFDGKIASEEELEDIIQQIVAKVNRTVNEAEPIVDARLQDGSRVNVVLPPVALGGAVVTIRKFPKVPMTMKRLLEYETLSKEAADFIRILVETGCNIIVSGGTSSGKTSFLNALADYIPREERVIIIEDSAELQLFGIPNLVQMETRNANVEGRGEIGIGDLIKSSLRMRPDRILVGEVRDGKAAIMLLNAFNTGHYGESTIHANSAEDTISRLETLVLTGANIPLDAAKRQIVSAIDYIVYLGRLKDGRRKVLEISEIYKDDKGDIALNQIFEYEADKGLIRCGSPKRMSKFEMAGFNKDELFGI; encoded by the coding sequence TTGGAACAGACACTTGGATATAGAATAAAAGAAGAATTGCTTGAAAGACTGGATTTCTCAAGGGAACTAACCGATGAAGAGGTCTTAAATGAAATTGAAGAAAGAGTATTAAATCTAAGTACAGAAGAATATCTAAGCATTACTGAAAAGAAGAATCTATGTATAGAGATATTTAATTCTGTTAGAAGACTGGGGGTACTTCAGCAGCTGATAGATGATGAGAGTATATCTGAAATTATGGTAAATGGGCCTGATAATATATTTATTGAAAGAGACGGACATATTCAAAAATTCGATGGAAAGATAGCTTCTGAAGAAGAACTTGAGGATATAATACAGCAGATAGTAGCAAAGGTAAACCGTACTGTAAATGAGGCTGAACCTATAGTGGATGCAAGGCTTCAAGATGGTTCAAGGGTAAACGTGGTGTTGCCACCTGTTGCACTTGGTGGGGCAGTAGTTACCATAAGAAAATTCCCTAAGGTGCCTATGACGATGAAAAGGCTGCTTGAATACGAGACCTTATCAAAAGAGGCTGCTGACTTCATTAGAATACTTGTGGAAACAGGCTGTAACATCATAGTTAGCGGTGGCACTTCCTCAGGCAAGACCTCCTTTCTTAATGCACTGGCGGATTATATTCCGAGGGAGGAAAGAGTAATCATAATAGAAGACTCTGCAGAGCTTCAGCTCTTTGGCATACCTAACCTGGTGCAGATGGAAACCAGAAATGCCAATGTCGAGGGAAGGGGAGAAATAGGGATAGGAGACCTTATCAAGTCCTCGCTTAGAATGAGACCTGATAGAATCCTTGTAGGAGAGGTAAGAGACGGAAAGGCCGCAATTATGCTGCTTAATGCCTTTAACACAGGGCACTACGGAGAGTCAACCATACATGCAAACTCAGCAGAGGATACCATCTCCAGGCTTGAAACACTTGTACTTACAGGAGCCAACATCCCATTAGACGCAGCAAAGAGACAGATAGTCTCTGCCATAGACTACATAGTCTACCTTGGAAGGCTCAAAGACGGCAGGCGTAAAGTCCTTGAAATAAGCGAAATATATAAAGATGACAAAGGGGATATTGCACTTAATCAGATATTTGAATACGAAGCTGATAAGGGGCTTATAAGGTGTGGTTCTCCAAAAAGAATGTCTAAGTTTGAAATGGCAGGGTTTAACAAAGATGAATTATTTGGTATATAA
- a CDS encoding TadE family protein, translating into MKQLKGSLTIEAALSMPLFVLAISLIIFWTSFLQTQAELSARAADKAREMAKLAYVTEEEDGNSPKLIEIAKGELLNGAYFERLAVARPFTGRYYSEAEADNAEDNRIVFVTKTGEVYHTSNMCSHISLSIREVDYTLVKSLRNKGGAKYYPCEYCAKGDLTGIVYITDEGNRIHKDKNCTGIKRSVNTMKKVDAEAAGYRPCTRCGSVHD; encoded by the coding sequence GTGAAACAGTTAAAGGGAAGCCTCACTATAGAGGCAGCGCTTTCCATGCCGCTATTTGTACTTGCCATAAGCCTAATCATATTTTGGACAAGTTTCCTTCAGACTCAGGCAGAGTTAAGTGCAAGAGCGGCAGATAAAGCAAGAGAGATGGCAAAGCTTGCCTACGTAACCGAGGAAGAAGATGGCAATAGCCCTAAGCTTATAGAAATAGCAAAGGGAGAGCTGCTAAACGGAGCTTATTTTGAGAGGCTTGCTGTAGCAAGGCCCTTTACGGGGAGGTATTACAGTGAGGCAGAGGCAGATAATGCAGAAGATAATAGGATAGTATTTGTCACAAAGACAGGAGAGGTATATCATACAAGCAATATGTGCAGCCATATAAGTCTATCCATAAGGGAGGTAGATTATACCTTAGTAAAGAGCCTTAGAAACAAGGGTGGGGCAAAATACTACCCCTGTGAATACTGTGCAAAGGGGGACCTGACTGGGATAGTCTATATAACTGATGAAGGAAACAGGATACATAAGGATAAAAACTGTACCGGTATCAAAAGAAGTGTAAATACGATGAAGAAGGTAGATGCAGAGGCAGCAGGCTACAGGCCCTGCACAAGATGTGGGAGTGTACATGATTAA
- a CDS encoding Flp1 family type IVb pilin — MKIIDMMKTKANDLFYSMEVKKMLAKERWEEAKDDNRGIAVIEIILILVIVLGLIIIFRKNLKEMIDEIFLKIRGSQRQITAPLH; from the coding sequence ATGAAGATTATTGATATGATGAAGACAAAGGCAAATGACTTATTTTACAGCATGGAAGTAAAGAAAATGCTTGCAAAAGAGAGATGGGAAGAAGCGAAGGATGACAATAGAGGTATAGCTGTAATTGAGATTATCCTGATACTTGTTATTGTACTTGGACTCATAATTATATTCAGGAAGAACTTAAAAGAAATGATTGATGAAATCTTTCTGAAAATAAGGGGAAGCCAGAGGCAGATAACAGCACCATTACACTAA
- a CDS encoding DUF5702 domain-containing protein, whose protein sequence is MKVKGSITIFLSLALLFVTALIGSLLESARVTVAGEIALDNSYLAEQNILAEYQRELWNDYHIFFVDASLLNGEEGAVKLANSYMDKMMPGGKGDYLGTTASFTSLSFKENMTENNCYFFAKQAAAYMKYGAAAGVDKKLINNANLIKTAEDGTDTLRKGLKIKVEAEKKLIELEREKKKLEEKANDIKKGAENIKEIIGTEVHAQSKSGLLGVEEAKRSESSNQIHTKMVEKPKAMAKKIEVQKSEVQDDTPKYTEKEVADAKKKYKESQKNLDDATGDGSARGTLSFFISGDKKISKRKISSTAWGEVQTEKEEKTDLVEKGLLILYAKAHFKNFLSKVKEEDKKEALRYGLEYLIAGKESDEANLSSVANRIFGLRTIVWYGYFLTRKDKMAEAEAIAAAIASVLALPAAIEIIKYGIVMGWSMDEARKEVKSLLKGDDIPLLPGKSEGVKLKYQSFLDSFLVIASGKLPIRMVKLIEQNIKLRYYQGFRADSMYAGVNGEVSVKTMPRIFRLAFLDGIVQRKTDNWEAGLQLSQSLCRE, encoded by the coding sequence ATGAAGGTTAAGGGAAGTATAACCATATTTTTATCTTTAGCTCTCCTTTTTGTGACAGCCTTAATAGGAAGCCTGCTTGAGTCTGCGAGGGTAACAGTGGCAGGCGAGATAGCCTTAGATAACTCTTACCTCGCTGAGCAGAATATCCTTGCTGAGTATCAAAGAGAGCTATGGAATGATTACCATATATTTTTTGTAGACGCCTCTTTACTTAATGGAGAGGAGGGGGCAGTTAAGCTTGCCAATTCTTATATGGATAAGATGATGCCCGGTGGAAAAGGAGATTATCTGGGGACTACAGCTAGTTTTACAAGCCTTAGCTTTAAGGAAAACATGACAGAGAATAACTGTTACTTTTTTGCAAAGCAGGCAGCAGCCTATATGAAGTATGGTGCTGCCGCAGGAGTAGATAAGAAGCTAATTAACAATGCAAATCTCATTAAAACGGCGGAAGACGGTACAGACACCCTAAGAAAAGGTCTCAAAATCAAAGTAGAAGCAGAGAAGAAGTTAATCGAGCTTGAAAGAGAGAAGAAAAAGCTTGAGGAGAAGGCAAATGATATTAAAAAAGGTGCAGAAAATATAAAGGAAATCATAGGCACAGAGGTACACGCTCAGTCTAAGTCAGGCTTACTTGGTGTAGAAGAGGCCAAAAGGTCAGAATCATCCAATCAGATACATACAAAGATGGTCGAAAAGCCTAAGGCTATGGCAAAGAAGATAGAAGTACAAAAGTCAGAAGTACAGGATGATACCCCAAAGTACACTGAAAAGGAAGTGGCAGACGCTAAGAAAAAGTACAAGGAAAGTCAGAAAAACCTGGATGATGCCACAGGAGATGGAAGTGCCAGGGGAACATTGAGCTTCTTTATATCAGGAGATAAGAAGATCTCAAAGAGAAAGATTAGCTCTACAGCTTGGGGTGAAGTACAGACCGAAAAAGAAGAAAAGACCGACTTGGTAGAAAAGGGGCTTTTGATTCTCTATGCTAAGGCACATTTTAAGAACTTCCTATCAAAGGTAAAGGAAGAAGACAAAAAAGAGGCTCTTAGATATGGATTAGAGTACCTTATAGCAGGCAAAGAAAGCGATGAAGCCAATCTAAGCTCTGTAGCCAACAGAATATTTGGACTTAGGACTATAGTCTGGTATGGATATTTCCTTACAAGGAAGGATAAGATGGCGGAAGCAGAGGCTATTGCGGCTGCCATTGCAAGTGTGCTGGCGCTTCCTGCTGCCATAGAGATAATTAAGTACGGCATTGTCATGGGCTGGTCGATGGACGAGGCAAGAAAAGAGGTAAAAAGCCTGTTAAAGGGAGATGATATCCCTCTTTTGCCCGGTAAATCAGAAGGAGTAAAACTAAAATACCAAAGCTTCCTAGATTCATTTCTTGTAATTGCCTCAGGTAAACTCCCTATCAGAATGGTAAAGCTAATAGAGCAGAACATCAAGCTAAGATATTATCAAGGCTTCAGAGCTGACAGCATGTATGCCGGAGTGAACGGTGAAGTGAGCGTAAAAACTATGCCAAGAATATTCAGGCTTGCCTTCCTCGATGGCATAGTTCAAAGAAAAACAGATAACTGGGAAGCAGGCTTACAGTTATCGCAAAGCCTTTGCAGAGAGTAA
- a CDS encoding aminotransferase class V-fold PLP-dependent enzyme — translation MSSDFRKDFKFFREYPDLVYFDNAATTQKPDMVLERMVRYYESENANPLRGVYDLSVKATTVYENARERTARFIGASSSSEIVFTRNATESLNLIARSYGEAFIKEGEDIVLTVMEHHSNLLPWQETARRTGANLVFLTPDETGFISDEEIAAKITPKTALVSLAHISNVLGRKNPVEKVIKAAHEVGAVVVLDGAQAVPHTRVNVRELDADFYVFSGHKMLAPMGIGVLYGKKKLLNKMPPFLTGGEMIEYVELDSATYAEVPHKFEAGTVNVGGAAGLHAAMDYLDKVGFDCIEETELRLTKRLIEAMRALPYINIAGSDKADEHHGIVTFTIDDVHPHDTASILNEAGICVRAGHHCAQPLMKFLGFNSTLRASLYFYNTEEEVDRFLDSLTKVRGWLGYGA, via the coding sequence ATGAGCAGTGATTTTAGGAAGGACTTTAAGTTTTTCAGGGAATATCCTGATTTAGTTTATTTTGACAATGCTGCTACAACCCAAAAGCCGGATATGGTACTAGAAAGAATGGTAAGATACTATGAGAGTGAGAATGCCAATCCTCTCCGTGGTGTATATGACCTTTCTGTCAAGGCTACGACAGTTTATGAGAATGCAAGGGAAAGAACCGCTCGGTTTATTGGTGCATCATCTTCTTCTGAAATTGTATTTACAAGAAATGCAACCGAAAGCCTTAATCTTATAGCAAGAAGCTACGGAGAAGCCTTTATAAAAGAAGGAGAAGATATTGTGCTCACTGTTATGGAGCATCATAGCAACCTCCTTCCTTGGCAGGAGACGGCAAGAAGGACAGGTGCTAACCTGGTTTTTCTAACTCCGGATGAGACGGGCTTTATATCAGATGAAGAAATAGCGGCAAAGATTACGCCAAAGACTGCACTGGTAAGCCTTGCACATATTTCAAATGTGCTTGGAAGAAAGAATCCTGTGGAAAAGGTAATAAAGGCAGCCCACGAAGTAGGAGCGGTTGTGGTTTTAGACGGAGCACAGGCAGTTCCTCATACAAGGGTGAATGTAAGAGAGCTTGATGCAGACTTTTATGTATTTTCAGGCCACAAGATGCTTGCACCTATGGGAATTGGTGTACTTTATGGCAAGAAGAAGCTGCTTAACAAGATGCCTCCATTCCTTACAGGAGGAGAGATGATAGAGTACGTGGAGCTCGACTCAGCCACCTACGCAGAAGTTCCACATAAGTTTGAGGCAGGTACAGTGAATGTAGGCGGGGCAGCAGGACTTCACGCTGCTATGGATTATCTTGACAAGGTAGGTTTTGACTGTATAGAAGAGACAGAGCTTAGGCTTACAAAGAGGCTTATTGAAGCGATGAGGGCTCTTCCTTATATCAATATTGCAGGCTCAGACAAAGCGGATGAGCACCACGGAATTGTCACCTTTACAATCGATGATGTACATCCACACGACACTGCTTCTATATTAAATGAAGCAGGTATCTGTGTGAGGGCAGGACACCATTGTGCCCAGCCTCTGATGAAGTTCTTAGGCTTTAATTCGACCCTAAGGGCAAGCCTGTATTTTTACAACACAGAGGAAGAGGTTGACAGATTTTTAGATAGTTTGACAAAGGTAAGGGGGTGGCTTGGTTATGGAGCTTAG
- a CDS encoding type II secretion system F family protein encodes MNYLVYKRSKLEWLKLIAIWLAVSVSFGLLFYQSIMGALIILPFGIVFEKVNRKRLIEKRKNELSSQFVEFLQVIMTSLKAGSSLERAVLSARERLYSLYNRDSMIIKELISMESSLKMNIPIEDILYDFGKRSGIEDINQFAEVCKISKRAGGNLIKVMEHTIRCIVDKNEMEREITALISGKKLESKFMTAILPAILLYLNFSMSDMMKSLYDGALGRIIMSVVLVCYGACCLWFDKITDIKV; translated from the coding sequence ATGAATTATTTGGTATATAAAAGGTCTAAGCTTGAATGGCTTAAGCTTATAGCCATCTGGCTTGCTGTTTCTGTAAGTTTCGGCTTGCTTTTTTACCAATCTATAATGGGTGCTTTAATCATTCTTCCCTTTGGGATAGTTTTTGAAAAAGTGAATAGAAAAAGGCTTATAGAAAAGAGAAAAAACGAATTGTCTTCTCAGTTTGTAGAATTCTTACAGGTAATAATGACATCGCTAAAGGCAGGCTCCTCTCTTGAAAGGGCGGTATTGTCAGCGAGGGAGAGACTATACAGTCTATATAACAGAGATTCTATGATAATAAAAGAACTGATATCTATGGAAAGCAGTCTCAAAATGAACATTCCCATAGAAGATATTTTATATGACTTTGGAAAAAGAAGTGGAATAGAAGATATCAATCAATTTGCCGAAGTCTGCAAGATTTCTAAAAGGGCAGGTGGCAATCTTATAAAGGTTATGGAGCATACCATTAGGTGTATAGTGGATAAAAATGAGATGGAAAGAGAGATAACTGCCTTAATAAGCGGTAAAAAGCTTGAAAGTAAGTTTATGACAGCAATACTTCCTGCTATTTTATTATATCTAAACTTCTCAATGTCTGACATGATGAAGAGCCTGTATGATGGGGCGCTTGGAAGAATCATAATGAGTGTGGTGCTTGTGTGCTACGGCGCATGTTGCCTGTGGTTTGATAAAATAACTGATATTAAGGTGTGA